The following coding sequences lie in one Arachis hypogaea cultivar Tifrunner chromosome 9, arahy.Tifrunner.gnm2.J5K5, whole genome shotgun sequence genomic window:
- the LOC140175036 gene encoding serine/threonine-protein phosphatase 7 long form homolog: MLTCDHPVPPDRYDDRVEEYLRVTGFYHASQIDVALILGLLTDGLPVTGMTMSSFEALQAECLDQFGVAPCKEECRGCCIKLTWLRDLKENLQLTDEISIRRYVKCHIMLLIGTILFGDKSGATVHWKFLSLLRDFGSIGQYSWGSACLAYLYRALCRASRFNCKKIDGPLTLLLGWAWIRLPYLSPLPREPRSFSLANSIGIVTVMWVVIMSFIYDWQFVWAAYSVDRVDPNIIPPKIYMQSVVWSATVPLVSFECIEWHATDRIRRQFSFVQGVPNQERNLDKVHGEVLTGPKNLN; this comes from the exons ATGTTGACCTGTGACCATCCAGTTCCTCCTGATCGGTACGACGATCGGGTGGAGGAGTATTTACGAGTTACTGGATTTTATCATGCATCTCAGATTG ACGTGGCTTTAATTCTTGGTCTTCTGACGGATGGTCTTCCAGTCACGGGGATGACAATGAGTAGTTTTGAAGCGTTGCAGGCTGAGTGTTTGGATCAATTTGGAGTTGCACCGTGTAAGGAAGAGTGTAGAGGATGTTGCATAAAACTGACGTGGCTGCGCGATCTAAAAGAAAATTTACAGTTGACTGATGAGATAAGTATACGTAGGTATGTGAAGTGCCACATTATGTTGCTGATCGGGACGATCTTGTTTGGGGATAAATCTGGGGCAACTGTGCACTGGAAGTTTCTATCATTGCTTCGTGATTTCGGTAGTATTGGACAGTACAGCTGGGGATCAGCATGCTTAGCATACCTCTACAGGGCATTATGCAGAGCATCTCGCTTTAACTGCAAGAAAATCGATGGTCCACTAACACTTCTGCTCGGATGGGCTTGGATCCGACTGCCTTATCTATCGCCGCTTCCTAGGGAACCCCGCAGTTTTTCGCTAGCAAACAG CATTGGTATTGTAACTGTGATGTGGGTTGTAATTATGAGTTTCATTTATGATTGGCAGTTTGTGTGGGCTGCTTATTCTGTGGATCGCGTAGATCCGAATATAATTCCTCCTAAAATCTACATGCAATCGGTTGTCTGGAGCGCAACAGTGCCGTTGGTGTCATTCGAATGCATCGAGTGGCATGCTACCGATAGGATTAGGCGACAATTCAGTTTTGTCCAGGGAGTACCTAATCAGGAACGGAATCTGGACAAGGTGCATGGAGAAGTCCTGACAGGTCCTAAGAATCTTAACTAG